A section of the Triticum dicoccoides isolate Atlit2015 ecotype Zavitan chromosome 7A, WEW_v2.0, whole genome shotgun sequence genome encodes:
- the LOC119329344 gene encoding zinc transporter 10-like has protein sequence MAFFEETESYYVPYLRAHLHQFAASVSAASCEEGAGDDEECRDEAAALRLKMVAVAAILIAGAVGVAIPLVGRRRRGGGGGGEGGSSGGGMFVLAKAFAAGVILATGFVHMMHDAEEKFADPCLPAMPWRRFPFPGFIAMLAALGTLVMEFVGTRFYERRHGEEAAAAAATAARDDTTALLEDGSLSGMAAAAMSGDDEKQDAMHIVGMRAHAAAHQHSHAHGHDACDGGAVYDAHAHAHAQGHGHDHGHGSEERPSQAHHVVVSQILEMGIVSHSVIIGLSLGVSQSPCTIKPLVAALSFHQFFEGFALGGCISEAQFKNFSALLMAFFFAITTPAGITVGAGIASFYNANSPRALLVEGILDSMSSGILVYMALVDLIAADFLSRRMSCNPRLQVCSYVALFVGAIAMSSLAIWA, from the exons ATGGCGTTCTTCGAG GAGACGGAGTCGTACTACGTCCCCTACCTCCGCGCCCACCTGCACCAATTCGCAG CGTCGGTCTCCGCGGCGAGCTGCGAGGAGGGGGCGGGCGACGACGAGGAGTGCCGCGACGAGGCGGCCGCGCTCAGGCTCAAGATGGTGGCCGTCGCCGCCATCCTCATCGCCGGCGCGGTCGGCGTCGCCATCCCGCTCGTCGGCCGGAGGcggcgcggcgggggcggcggcggcgagggcgggtCCTCCGGCGGCGGGATGTTCGTGCTCGCCAAGGCGTTCGCGGCGGGGGTCATCCTCGCCACGGGGTTCGTGCACATGATGCACGACGCCGAGGAGAAGTTCGCCGACCCGTGCCTCCCGGCCATGCCGTGGCGCCGGTTCCCCTTCCCGGGCTTCATCGCCATGCTCGCCGCGCTGGGCACGCTCGTCATGGAGTTCGTCGGCACCCGCTTCTACGAGCGCAGGCACGGCGAGGAGGCCGCTgcagccgcggccacagccgcgCGTGACGACACCACGGCGCTGCTCGAGGACGGCTCCCTGTCAGGGATGGCTGCCGCCGCGATGAGCGGCGACGATGAGAAGCAGGACGCCATGCACATCGTGGGCATGCGCGCGCACGCGGCGGCGCACCAGCACAGCCATGCGCATGGCCATGACGCGTGCGATGGTGGAGCCGTGTACGACGCCCATGCACACGCCCACGCCCAGGGCCATGGCCATGACCATGGGCATGGGAGCGAGGAGAGGCCGTCCCAAGCTCATCATGTGGTTGTCTCGCAG ATTCTGGAGATGGGGATTGTATCTCATTCGGTGATCATCGGGCTATCCTTGGGCGTTTCGCAAAGCCCATGTACCATTAAACCTCTTGTTGCCGCCCTCTCCTTCCACCAGTTCTTCGAGGGTTTTGCCTTGGGTGGCTGCATTTCTGAG GCGCAGTTCAAGAATTTCTCTGCACTCCTGATGGCTTTCTTCTTTGCTATCACAACACCTGCTGGGATCACCGTGGGGGCGGGGATCGCGTCATTCTACAATGCCAACAGCCCCAGGGCATTGTTGGTGGAAGGCATTCTGGATTCAATGTCATCTGGTATACTGGTCTATATGGCATTAGTGGATCTCATTGCTGCTGATTTCCTGAGCCGGAGGATGAGCTGCAATCCGAGGCTGCAAGTGTGCTCATACGTTGCCTTGTTTGTCGGGGCTATTGCCATGTCATCACTGGCTATCTGGGCTTAG